The Oscarella lobularis chromosome 12, ooOscLobu1.1, whole genome shotgun sequence genome window below encodes:
- the LOC136194201 gene encoding uncharacterized protein: MLRGLSSLRRFLSSDRIVRSPLPDAQIPLATVHDFVYRHFDRYGDRTAIVDALTGQSYTYAQLGAITDRFASSLRRRGFNKGDALCIFLPNVPDYPIVYFGTTKAGGVATTANPTYTSRELAYQLRDSKSKFLVTLPAFADVAKAAANEAGTVEETIVVDTLTPGHVPSNTIGLSEFLNTDPVAATWPSTGAANLKEDAATLPYSSGTTGLPKGVMLSHYNLVANVSQLVADRRLLQVTETDRVCMSLLPFFHIYGMIVTLARGLQQGSTLVTLPKFEPEPFLKALQDHRVTMLPLVPPLALFLAKHPDVGNYDLSNVVDIMSGAAPLSGDVTTTLYERLGTECVRQGYGLTETSPVTHLCLRDQTRFGSVGFSVPNTETKVIGTETGEALGALDEGEICIRGPQVMLGYLNNPEATARTIDEDGWLHTGDIGYHDKDEFLYVTDRLKELIKVKGFQVAPAELEGLLLTHSDITDAAVIGVSHEEAGEVPRAFVVRRSGSTIGESDVTDFVAKSSAPHKHLAGGVEFVDAIPKSASGKILRRYLRDRKD, encoded by the exons ATGCTTCGAGGACTCTCCTCCcttcgccgctttctttCGAGCGACCGCATCGTTCGCAGTCCTCTTCCGGACGCTCAGATTCCTCTCGCGACCGTGCACGACTTCGTCTACCGCCACTTCGACCGCTACGGCGATCGCacggcgatcgtcgacgctctcaCGGGCCAATCGTACACGTACGCGCAACTCGGCGCGATAACAGATcgtttcgcctcgtcgcttcgccgtcgcggctTCAACAAAGGCGACGCGCTCTGCATCTTCCTTCCAAACGTGCCCGACTATCCGATCGTCTATTTCGGCACGACGAAAGCgggcggcgtcgcgacgacggcgaatccGACGTACACGTCTCGCGAACTCGCCTACCAATTGCGCGACAGCAAATCGAAATTTCTCGTCACGTTGCCGGCGTTCGCCGACGTGGCGAAAGCGGCGGCAAACGAAGCGGGAACAGTCGAggaaacgatcgtcgtcgacaccCTAACGCCGGGTCACGTGCCATCGAACACAATCGGATTATCGGAATTTCTCAATACCGatcccgtcgccgccacGTGGCCTTCCACGGGGGcggcgaatttgaaagaaGACGCTGCGACGTTGCCGTACTCGAGCGGTACGACGGGACTTCCCAAGGGCGTGATGCTCTCGCACTATAATCTCGTCGCCAACGTCAGCCaactcgtcgccgatcgtcgtctACTTCAAGTGACGGAGACGGATCGCGTTTGCATGTCCCTTCTGCCCTTCTTTCACATTTACGGCATGATCGTCACATTGGCACGCGGTCTCCAACAGGGCTCGACGTTGGTCACGCTACCCAAGTTCGAACCTGAGCCCTTCCTCAAGGCTCTTCAGGATCATCGCGTGACGATGTTGCCGCTCGTGCCGCCTCTCGCGCTCTTTCTCGCCAAGCATCCGGACGTCGGTAACTACGATCtgtcgaacgtcgtcgacatcatGAGCGGCGCGGCGCCGTtgagcggcgacgtgacgacgacgctctaCGAGCGTCTCGGCACGGAGTGCGTGCGACAGGGCTACGGGTTGACGGAGACGAGTCCCGTGACGCATTTGTGCCTTCGCGATCAAACGCGTTTCGGCTCCGTCGGCTTTTCCGTTCCCAATACGGAAACGAAGGTGATTGGCACGGAAACGGGAGAAGCGTTGGGCGCTCTCGACGAGGGCGAGATCTGCATTCGTGGGCCTCAAGTGATGCTCGGCTATCTGAATAATCCCGAGGCGACGGCgcggacgatcgacgaggaCGGGTGGCTGCACACCGGTGACATCGGCTACCACGACAAGGACGAGTTTCTCTACGTTACCGATCGTCTCAAGGAGCTGATCAAAGTCAAAGGCTTTCAG GTTGCTCCGGCGGAGCTCGAGGGTTTGCTTCTCACTCATTCCGATATCACCGATGCTGCCGTGATCGGCGTTTCCCACGAGGAAGCCGGTGAAGTGCCGAGAGCTTTTGTTGTTCGACGATCTGgttcgacgatcggcgaAAGCGATGTGACCGATTTCGTGGCGAAGTCGTCTGCTCCTCATAAGCATCTTGCCGGCGGCGTCGAGTTCGTGGATGCTATTCCCAAGTCGGCAAGCGGTAAGATACTTCGGAGATACTTGAGGGATAGAAAGGACTAG
- the LOC136194200 gene encoding uncharacterized protein — MYEVTCYHKSLGMFRGLSSFRRFLSSDRIVRSPLPDAQIPLATVHDFVYRHFDRYGDRTAIVDALTGQSYTYAQLGATTDRFASSLRRRGFNKGDALCIFLPNVPDYPIVYFGTTKAGGVATTANPTYTSRELAYQLRDSKSKFLVTLPAFADVAKAAANEAGTVEETIVVDTLTPGHVPSNTIGLSEFLNTDPVAATWPSTGAANLKEDVATLPYSSGTTGLPKGVMLSHYNLVANVSQLVADRRLLQVTETDRVCMSLLPFFHIYGMIVTLARGLQQGSTLVTLPKFEPDPFLKAIQDHRVTMLPIVPPLALFLAKHPDVCNYNFSNVVDIMIGAAPLSGDVTTTLYERLGTECVRQAYGLTETSPLTHFCLRDRTRTGSVGFSVPNTETKVIGTETGEALGALEAGEICVRGPQVMLGYLNNPEATARTIDADGWLHTGDIGYHDKDEFLYVTDRLKELIKVKGFQVAPAELEGLLLTHSDIVDAAVIGVPHKIAGEAPRAFVVRRSGSTIGKSDVSEFVATSSAPHKHLAGGVEFVDAIPKSASGKILRRYLRDRKD, encoded by the exons ATGTATGAGGTCACGTGCTATCACAAATCGTTGGGAATGTTTCGAGGACTCTCCTCctttcgccgctttctttCGAGCGACCGCATCGTTCGCAGTCCTCTTCCAGACGCTCAGATTCCTCTCGCGACCGTGCACGACTTCGTCTACCGCCACTTCGACCGCTACGGCGATCGCacggcgatcgtcgacgctctcaCGGGCCAATCGTACACGTACGCGCAACTCGGCGCGACAACAGATcgtttcgcctcgtcgcttcgccgtcgcggctTCAACAAAGGCGACGCGCTCTGCATCTTCCTTCCAAACGTGCCCGACTATCCGATCGTCTATTTCGGCACGACGAAAGCgggcggcgtcgcgacgacggcgaatccGACGTACACGTCTCGCGAACTCGCCTACCAATTGCGCGACAGCAAATCGAAATTTCTCGTCACGTTGCCGGCGTTCGCCGACGTGGCGAAAGCGGCGGCAAACGAAGCGGGAACAGTCGAGGaaacaatcgtcgtcgacacgcTAACGCCGGGTCACGTGCCGTCGAACACAATCGGATTATCGGAATTTCTCAATACCGatcccgtcgccgccacGTGGCCTTCCACGGGGGcggcgaatttgaaagaagacgtgGCGACGTTGCCGTACTCGAGCGGTACGACGGGACTTCCCAAGGGCGTGATGCTCTCGCACTATAATCTCGTCGCCAACGTCAGCCaactcgtcgccgatcgtcgtctACTTCAAGTGACGGAGACGGATCGCGTTTGCATGTCCCTTCTGCCCTTCTTTCACATTTACGGCATGATCGTCACATTGGCACGCGGTCTCCAACAGGGCTCGACGTTGGTCACGCTACCCAAGTTTGAACCCGATCCATTCCTCAAAGCTATTCAAGATCATCGGGTGACGATGTTGCCAATCGTGCCGCCTCTCGCGCTCTTTCTCGCCAAGCATCCAGACGTATGTAACTACAATTTTTCAAACGTTGTTGATATCATGATCGGCGCGGCGCCGTtgagcggcgacgtgacgacgacgctctaTGAGCGTCTCGGCACGGAGTGCGTGCGACAGGCCTACGGGTTGACGGAGACGAGTCCCCTGACGCACTTTTGCTTGCGCGATCGCACGCGTACCGGCTCGGTCGGCTTTTCCGTTCCCAATACGGAAACAAAGGTTATTGGCACGGAAACGGGAGAAGCGTTGGGCGCTCTCGAAGCGGGCGAGATCTGCGTTCGTGGCCCGCAAGTGATGCTCGGTTATCTGAACAATCCCGAGGCGACGGCgcggacgatcgacgcggACGGGTGGCTGCACACGGGCGACATCGGCTACCACGACAAGGACGAGTTTCTCTACGTAACCGATCGTCTCAAGGAGCTGATCAAAGTCAAAGGCTTTCAG GTTGCTCCGGCGGAGCTTGAAGGTTTGCTTCTGACTCATTCCGatatcgtcgacgccgccgtcattgGCGTTCCCCACAAGATTGCCGGTGAAGCGCCAAGAGCTTTTGTTGTTCGACGATCCGGTTCGACGATCGGCAAAAGCGACGTGAGCGAGTTtgtggcgacgtcgtctgctcCTCATAAGCATCtcgccggcggcgtcgagTTCGTGGATGCCATTCCAAAGTCGGCGAGCGGTAAGATATTGCGGAGATACTTGAGAGATCGGAAGGACTAG
- the LOC136193994 gene encoding uncharacterized protein, with protein sequence MLRGLSSLRRFLSSDRIVCSPLPDAQIPLATVHDFVYRHFDRYGNRTAIVDALTGQSYTYAQLGATTDRFASSLRRRGFNKGDALCIFLPNVPDYPIVFFGATKAGGVATTANPTYTSRELAYQLRDSKSKFLVTSPAFADVAKAAADEAGTVEQTIVVDTLSPGHVPSNTIGLSDFLNTDPVAATWSSTSAANLKVDVATLPYSSGTTGLPKGVMLSHYNLVANVSQLVADRRLLQVTETDRVCMSVAPFFHIYGINILLARGLQQGSTLVTLPKFEPDPFLKAIQDHRVTLLPIVPPLALFLAKHPDVSSYDLSSVVDIMIGAAPLSGDVTTTLVERLGTECVRQGYGLTETSPVTHFCLRDRTRTGSVGFSVPNTETKVIGTETGEALGALDEGEICVRGPQVMLGYLNNPEATARTIDADGWLHTGDIGYHDNDEFLYVTDRLKELIKVKGFQVAPAELEGLLLTHSDIVDAAVIGVPHKSAGEAPRAFVVRRSGSTIGESDVSEFVATSSAPHKHLTGGVEFVDAIPKSASGKILRRYLRDRKD encoded by the exons ATGCTTCGAGGACTCTCCTCCcttcgccgctttctttCGAGCGACCGCATCGTTTGCAGTCCTCTTCCGGACGCTCAGATTCCTCTCGCAACCGTGCACGACTTCGTCTACCGTCACTTCGACCGATACGGAAATCGCacggcgatcgtcgacgctctcaCGGGCCAATCGTACACGTACGCGCAACTCGGCGCGACAACAGATCGcttcgcctcgtcgcttcgccgtcgcggctTCAACAAAGGCGACGCGCTCTGCATCTTCCTTCCCAACGTGCCCGATTATccgatcgtctttttcggcgcgacgaaagcgggcggcgtcgcgacgacggcgaatccGACGTACACGTCACGCGAACTCGCCTACCAATTGCGCGACAGCAAATCGAAGTTTCTCGTTACGTCGCCGGCGTTCGCCGACGTGGCGAAAGCGGCGGCAGACGAAGCGGGAACAGTCGAacaaacgatcgtcgtcgacaccCTATCGCCGGGTCACGTGCCGTCGAACACAATCGGATTATCTGATTTTCTCAATACCGatcccgtcgccgccacGTGGTCCTCCACGAGTGCAGCGAATTTGAAAGTAGACGTTGCGACGTTGCCGTACTCGAGCGGCACGACGGGACTTCCCAAGGGCGTGATGCTCTCGCACTACAATCTCGTCGCCAACGTCAGCCaactcgtcgccgatcgtcgtctACTTCAAGTGACGGAGACGGATCGCGTTTGCATGTCCGTTGCACCATTCTTTCACATCTACGGGATCAATATCTTACTGGCACGCGGTCTCCAACAGGGCTCGACGTTGGTCACGCTACCAAAGTTTGAACCCGATCCATTCCTCAAAGCTATTCAAGATCATCGGGTGACGCTGTTGCCAATCGTGCCGCCTCttgctctctttctcgccaAGCACCCGGACGTCAGTAGCTACGATTtatcgagcgtcgtcgacatcaTGATCGGCGCGGCGCCGttgagcggcgacgtcacgacgacgctcgtAGAGCGTCTCGGCACGGAGTGCGTGCGACAGGGCTACGGGTTGACGGAGACGAGTCCCGTGACGCACTTTTGCTTGCGCGATCGCACGCGTACCGGCTCGGTCGGCTTTTCCGTTCCCAATACGGAAACAAAGGTTATTGGCACGGAAACGGGAGAAGCGTTGGGCGCTCTCGACGAGGGCGAGATCTGCGTTCGTGGTCCGCAAGTGATGCTCGGTTATCTAAATAATCCCGAGGCGACGGCgcggacgatcgacgcggACGGGTGGCTGCACACGGGCGACATCGGCTAccacgacaacgacgagttTCTCTACGTAACCGATCGTCTCAAGGAGCTGATCAAAGTCAAAGGCTTTCAG GTTGCTCCGGCGGAGCTTGAAGGTTTGCTTCTGACTCATTCCGATATCGttgacgccgccgtcattgGCGTTCCCCACAAGAGCGCCGGTGAAGCGCCGAGAGCTTTTGTTGTTCGACGATCCGgttcgacgatcggcgaaagcgacgtgaGCGAGTTtgtggcgacgtcgtctgctcCTCATAAGCATCTCACCGGCGGCGTCGAGTTTGTGGATGCTATTCCCAAGTCGGCGAGTGGTAAGATATTGCGGAGATACTTGAGAGATCGGAAGGACTAG
- the LOC136194186 gene encoding uncharacterized protein: MIAQFAIFALFWCCQGTNSLTLTACDNQFDQIDCNSDLITISSATFKEVNDCISEGAVAPPCNSSTAIDVVKTACEYRSYCGLWASDVSFGTTCSGKMFLSVSYSCVSGLLGDRYPAPRLVTKSSVQLEWQKHAQEDDTTQYVVEKRYVPASQPSAIAGLSFEGFGYIKFDATPFDGGTSFVTKLSFRTFAPGGLLFVAFKSDWSSYAYLQLLNGNLKFSVKGVEGSSDVTTTVAFNDGQFHTVQAEKKAQTNNGLTLTVDTTSVSQNLQGKLKSINVNVDSVYVGGISSDHVVKASGVLSHTEPFIGCMQIDQLDNDKTFDLSKKQSDENVRWSSNGCPPAIAKGMHFRGTGYAKLTLSSASSSIQLQVSFRLRTSWPNGLLLAAYSNDKNSFLFVESRVDGLALRYKKGDQPGDGPFLLHVRPQDESLCDGAWHTINMTIDTTFLVVTVDGVSHSTSSEITDVLAYSANILENFYLGGMEHKGASPTMDEIALGYGVNVTSYGGCLADLEINGQLVDVPNARSASLNVSFAGCPDFTWNGPTCQDQIVQVGTKGISEETLTDTSGVEAFSEYLYRVSVESGSGAFVPSNWIVVRSGEDVSSNGPLPELEYDGTNGKGTFRWTGPPAIVETDSSYDIKYSEIYPGTVVQSSALTFITIQAVSLPHISDVAALTAYTFSITATLVQGSATVTSGYANVTTKGRECVRSLYDGTYYRGTTAVSADGRSCLNWSELSTYSNLVALYPEAGLGNHSYCRNPISESRTKPWCYTNDTGGCLDWTYCDIDVCEDLNCYSTVDNGYGYRGSTTDGNCVSWKTFTTFPVSQYAAAGLGDHSNCRNPDPQTRSKPWCYGSVGEIIDCSIRECTSDFPSVTYVCEGNSGAGQNKCIFPFIYNGTRFFECTSFDKGIPWCSTKNDVNGNMEMWSYCLCPKPSSSVSQPSFSPPLDGGRIDGTCPLVTPTAPPTTSAPTSFASTDASTTMSSTTTISSTTAIPTTSSSATAAPTTSSSFTSTVSTVSSTGAVSTENAITSNAALPTTSAATTAGATSLSTANTVAATPVTSTTESVTGISSKTPTSSSSSSSSSSSSSTPSPSRISRSRTPTSQSSLKTPFLRTTSRHISSGVSLAGTSTSTPAQAANIGVSSFVYIGVGVGGGLLAIAIAIMVFACRRGNSKSSENSKAKEAALEMARRSSAIHPSDWTVVPSFAEQDFTSDDYRDSSNFHTLSKPGVGFFLPVITEPKIAEIHTNQVLEEDSQYEAPVAVLRSQPRPLPEPPTRPAYNDAKEDIYWEPAKREEALYEQLSGGKFRVLERSSIELQELLGTGQFGTVEKGIWTPVNLSPVAVAVKTLKSESNENKVQFLREAAIMGQFHHRNVVVMHGVVLTGKPLMVVLEMLPKGDLKQYLQSIACEDTSLLNLSTQFLQMARDIAAGMEYLAKRCFIHRDLAARNILLDEKLVCKISDFGLSRDLADDSYYVTQGGQIPIRWTAPEAISFRKYSTASDVWSYGIVLYEIWTVGKRPYGQMKNNVVVDLLETGQRLPPPPGCSYEIYKLMIECWDPEHRQRPSFNAIATRLSQPDHVLLVNSKNTEPILGKLGDKLELSPSQSAYQTLQAVYKDLNDYSFISY, from the exons ATGATCGCTCAATTTGCTATTTTTGCACTATTCTGGTGCTGCCAAG GAACAAATTCGCTGACGCTCACCGCCTGTGACAACCAGTTTGACCA AATCGATTGCAATAGCGATCTAATCACAATTagttcggcgacgttcaAAGAAGTGAACGATTGCATATCGGAAGGCGCAGTGGCCCCCCCTTGCAACTCGTCAAC CGCCATCGACGTTGTGAAGACGGCGTGCGAGTACCGGAGCTACTGCGGGTTGTGGGCGTCTGACGTGTCTTTTGGAACAACGTGTTCAGGAAAAATGTTTCTCAGTGTGTCGTACTCTTGTGTGTCGG GTCTGCTGGGTGACCGTTATCCTGCTCCGCGGCTAGTGACAAAGTCGTCAGTTCAACTCGAGTGGCAAAAGCATGCGCAGGAAGATGACACAACTCAATACGTCGTAGAGAAGAGATATGTTCCTGCAAGTCAACCCAGTGCCATTGCTGGGTTATCTTTCGAAGGATTCGGCTACATCAAGTTTGACGCCACTCCTTTTGATGGCGGTACATCGTTCGTAACGAAACTGTCATTTCGAACGTTTGCTCCAGGTGGCCTGCTCTTTGTTGCTTTCAAAAGTGACTGGTCATCGTATGCATACCTTCAGCTGCTAAATGggaatttgaaattttctgtTAAAGGCGTCGAAGGCTCTTCAGACGTTACAACGACAGTGGCGTTTAATGACGGACAGTTTCATACAGTACAAGCGGAGAAGAAAGCGCAAACTAATAATGGCCTCACCCTCACTGTTGATACAACTTCTGTGTCTCAGAACTTACAAGGAAAACTCAAGTCGATCAATGTCAATGTTGACAGCGTTTACGTTGGAGGAATCTCATCAGACCACGTTGTCAAAGCTTCGGGTGTCTTGTCCCACACAGAGCCCTTCATCGGTTGCATGCAAATCGATCAATTGGATAATGATAAAACGTTTGACTTATCGAAGAAGCAAAGCGATGAGAATGTTCGCTGGAGCTCCAATGGCTGTCCTCCAGCGATTGCCAAAGGAATGCATTTTCGAGGCACTGGCTACGCCAAATTGACtttgtcgtcggcgtcgtcaagcATCCAGCTTCAGGTCAGTTTCAGACTACGAACGAGTTGGCCAAACGGTCTTCTTCTTGCCGCTTACAGCAACGACAAAAAcagttttcttttcgttgagTCACGCGTCGATGGATTGGCTTTGAGGTACAAGAAAGGTGACCAGCCGGGGGACGGGCCTTTTCTCCTTCACGTTCGGCCTCAAGACGAGAGCTTATGTGACGGCGCGTGGCACACGATCAACATGACAATAGACACGACGTTTCTTGTAGTTACAGTTGACGGAGTTTCTCACAGCACGTCATCTGAGATAACCGATGTGCTTGCGTATTCGGCCAACATTCTGGAAAACTTTTATCTCGGTGGCATGGAGCACAAGGGCGCTTCGCCAACGATGGACGAAATAGCTCTTGGATATGGTGTTAACGTGACAAGCTATGGAGGGTGTTTGGCGGATTTGGAGATCAATGGACAACTGGTTGACGTTCCAAATGCGAGAAGTGCCAGCTTGAACGTCAGCTTTGCCGGATGTCCAGATTTTACGTGGAACGGTCCGACATGTCAAGATCAAATTGTTCAGGTTGGGACTAAGGGAATAAGCGAAGAGACCCTAACAGACACTAGCGGAGTTGAAGCTTTCTCAG AATATTTGTATCGAGTCTCAGTTGAAAGCGGATCAGGCGCTTTCGTCCCTAGTAACTGGATAGTGGTGCGCTCAGGAGAAGATG tGTCGTCTAATGGCCCGTTGCCGGAGTTGGAGTACGACGGGACCAACGGGAAAGGAACGTTCAGATGGACGGGACCGCCTGCAATAGTCGAAACTGACTCATCGTATGATATAAAGTACTCCGAAATTTACCCGGGAACAGTGGTTCAATCATCGGCACTCACATTTATTACTATACAAGCTGTATCGCTTCCTCATATTTCTGATGTTGCGGCGTTGACTGCGTACACATTTTCAATCACTGCTACACTTGTCCAAGGCTCCGCCACCGTCACGTCAGGTTATGCTAATGTAACGACAAAGGGCAGag AATGTGTTCGATCATTGTATGACGGTACTTACTATCGAGGTACAACGGCCGTCAGCGCTGACGGCAGGTCGTGTCTCAACTGGTCAGAGCTGAGCACGTATTCAAATTTGGTTGCTCTGTATCCGGAAGCGGGTTTGGGCAATCATTCCTATTGTCGCAACCCTATATCGGAAAGTCGAACGAAGCCGTGGTGTTACACGAACGACACGGGCGGGTGTCTCGATTGGACTTACTGCGACATAGATGTCTGCGAAG ATTTGAATTGTTACAGCACAGTTGACAACGGGTACGGGTATAGAGGATCCACTACGGATGGAAATTGCGTGTCGTGGAAGACATTTACGACGTTTCCCGTTTCTCAATACGCAGCTGCCGGACTTGGCGATCACAGCAACTGTCGAAATCCGGATCCGCAAACAAGATCAAAGCCGTGGTGTTATGGTTCAGTTGGAGAAATAATTGATTGTTCCATCAGAGAGTGCACAAGCG ATTTTCCCTCCGTAACGTACGTATGTGAAGGAAACTCGGGAGCTGGCCAGAACAAATGCATCTTTCCATTCATCTACAATGGAACGCGATTTTTTGAGTGCACGTCTTTTGATAAAGGCATTCCGTGGTGCTCGACGAAGAATGATGTCAATGGTAATATGGAAATGTGGTCTTATTGCCTTTGTCCAA AGCCGTCTAGTTCCGTATCTCAACCCTCGTTTTCTCCGCCTCTTGACGGCGGAAGAATCGACGGCACCTGCCCTTTAGTTACACCGACTGCACCTCCTACGACTTCGGCTCCGACATCGTTTGCTAGTACGGATGCTTCAACGACGATGTCTTCCACAACTACAATCTCCTCCACGACCGCTATTCCAACTACGAGCTCCTCCGCGACCGCCGCTCCGACTACGAGCTCTTCTTTCACCAGTACCGTATCCACGGTTTCAAGTACCGGGGCTGTGTCTACAGAAAATGCTATAACTTCGAATGCTGCTCTTCCGACGACTTCGGCTGCAACAACTGCTGGAGCTACGTCTCTCTCGACTGCGAATACCGTGGCTGCAACACCAGTCACTTCGACTACCGAGTCTGTTACAGGAATCTCTTCAAAAACACCcacgtcttcctcttcctcttcctcttcctcttcctcttcctccacgCCTTCGCCATCCAGAATTTCGCGATCTCGGACGCCAACATCTCAGTCGTCACTGAAGacaccttttcttcgcacGACGTCTCGGCATATCAGTTCGGGTGTGTCGCTTGCCGGCACTTCGACATCAACGCCAGCACAAGCAGCTAATATCGGCGTCTCGTCTTTTGTTTACATTGGAGTAGGGGTTGGTGGTGGACTTCTCGCTATTGCAATCGCTATTATGGTCTTCGCCTGCCGAAGAGGCAACAGCAAGTCCTCGGAAAACTCCAAAGCTAAAGAGGCAG CTCTAGAAATGGCTCGACGCAGTTCAGCAATTCACCCAAGCGATTGGACCGTTGTCCCGTCTTTTGCAGAGCAAGACTTTACGTCAGACGATTATCGCGACTCTTCCAACTTTCATACCTTGTCGAAGCCTGGTGTCGGGTTTTTTCTACCGGTTATTACTGAGCCAAAAATCGCCGAGATACACACAAACCAAGTACTTGAAGAAGACAGCCAGTACGAGGCACCTGTTGCTGTTTTACGATCGCAACCGAGACCCCTTCCTGAGCCGCCAACGAGACCC GCCTACAATGACGCGAAAGAGGATATTTACTGGGAGCCcgcgaaaagagaagaggcaTTGTATGAGCAGTTGTCTGGCGGAAAATTTCGCGTCTTGGAAAGGTCTTCGATTGAGCTACAAGAATTATTGGGAACTGG TCAAtttggaacggttgagaaaGGAATCTGGACTCCAGTTAACTTGTCACCCGTTGCGGTTGCCGTAAAAACGTTGAAATCCGAATCGAACGAAAACAAAGTGCAATTTTTGCGCGAGGCAGCCATCATGGGCCAGTTCCACCACAGAAACGTCGTGGTGATGCACGGTGTTGTTCTCACTGGGAAACCG TTGATGGTTGTCTTGGAGATGTTGCCCAAGGGTGATTTGAAGCAGTATTTGCAGTCGATCGC atgcGAAGATACGTCGCTTTTGAATTTGTCCACTCAATTCCTGCAGATGGCTCGTGACATTGCCGCCGGAATGGAATATTTAGCGAAGCGATGTTTCATACACAGG GATCTGGCTGCACGCAACATTCTACTTGACGAGAAACTGGTGTGCAAG ATTTCTGACTTTGGTCTATCGAGAGACTTGGCCGATGACAGCTACTACGTCACTCAAGGAGGACAGATTCCCATCAGATGGACCGCTCCTGAG GCCATCAGCTTTCGAAAGTATTCGACGGCAAGTGACGTCTGGAGTTACGGAATCGTTCTCTATGAAATCTGGACCGTCGGAAAGCGTCCTTACGGCCAAATGAAAAACAATGTGGTCGTTGACCTACTCGAAACTGGCCAACGTCTTCCCCCACCTCCGGGCTGCTCTTATGAGATATATAAGCTAATGATCGAGTGCTG GGATCCTGAGCACCGCCAACGGCCTAGTTTCAACGCAATCGCCACTCGTCTGTCTCAGCCAGACCACGTGCTGCTGGTTAACAGCAAAAATACAGAACCAATTCTGGGAAAATTGGGCGATAAATTGGAGCTCTCGCCTTCTCAATCAGCGTACCAAACGCTTCAAGCAGTCTACAAGGATTTGAATGACTATTCCTTCATCAGTTATTAA